One Mycolicibacterium sp. TUM20985 genomic window, ACGTGCCCGCCGGTCGGCAACCGGGAGTCGGCCAGGATCAGCAGCGTGGTCAGATTCGACATCTCAGAACAGGAAGTATCTCTGCGCCATCGGTAGTTCGGTGGCGGGTTGCTCGGCCCACACGTCACCGTCGATGGTCACGGTGAAGGTGTCGGGGTCGACTTCGATGCGCGGCAGGGCGTCGTTGAGCGGCATGTCGGCCTTGCCCACCCTGCGGACGTTGGCGACGGGCACGAGTCGGCGGTTGACGTTCAGCCGGTCGGCGAGGTGGTCCTCGATGGCCTGGGGTGCGACGAAGTGCACCGACGTCGCTGCAGCGGCCGCGGGCGCCGCACCGAACATGGGCCGTGGCAGGACGGGCTGCGGTGTCGGGATCGAGGCGTTCGCATCCCCCATCGCGGCCCAGGCGATCATGCCGCCCTTGATGACTGCGTGGGGGCGGACACCGAAGAAGGCCGGCTCCCAGAGCACCAGATCGGCGAGCTTGCCGACTTCGACCGAGCCGATCTCGTGGTCGATGCCGTGGGCGACCGCCGGACAGATGGTGTACTTCGCGACGTAACGGCGCACCCGGTTGTTGTCGGCCGCACCGTCACCCTCCAACGCACCGCGGCGCTTCTTCATCACGTGCGCGGTCTGCCAGGTGCGCAGCACCACCTCGCCGATGCGACCCATGGCCTGTGCATCGCTACCGATCATCGAGATCGCGCCGATGTCGTGCAGCAGGTCCTCCGCCGCGATCGTCGACGGCCGGATGCGGCTCTCGGCGAACGCCAGATCCTCTGGGACGCTGGGGTTCAGGTGGTGGCACACCATCAACATGTCGAGATGCTCGTCGAGGGTGTTGACGGTATGCGGACGCGTGGGGTTGGTCGAACTGGGCAACACGTTGGGGTGCGACACCACCGTGATGATGTCGGGCGCGTGCCCGCCACCCGCACCCTCGGTGTGATAGGCGTGAATGGCCCGGCCATTGATGGCCGCCAGCGTGTCCTCGACGAAGCCCGCCTCGTTGAGGGTGTCCGAGTGCAGGTTGACCTGGACTCCGGCCTGGTCGGCGACCGTGAGGCACGCATCGATCGCGGCGGGGGTGGTCCCCCAGTCTTCGTGCAGCTTGAATCCGGCTGCCCCGGCACGCAATTGCTCCCACATGGCTTCGGAGCTGACGGTGTTGCCCTTGCCGAGGAGCAGGACGTTGAGCGGCCAGTGGTCGAGCGCTTCGAGCATCCGCGCCAGATGCCACGCACCCGGCGTGACGGTCGTGGCCTTGCTGCCCTCCGCTGGGCCGGTACCACCGGCGACGATCGTGGTGATGCCCCCGCCGAGCGCCTCCTCCATGATCTGCGGACAGATGAGGTGCACGTGGCAGTCGATCGCGCCCGCGGTCAGGATGCGGCCGTTACCCGCGATCACCTCCGTGGAGGGGCCCACCACCAGATCGGGATGCACGCCCGACATGATGTCCGGGTTGCCGGCCTTGCCGATGGCGGCAATGCGGCCGTCGCGAATACCGACGTCCGCCTTGATGATTCCCCAGTGATCGATGATGACCACGCCGGTGATGACGGTGTCGGGCGCACCGTCGGCCCTGGTGGCGCGCGACTGGCCCATCGACTCGCGGAGCACCTTGCCGCCGCCGAAGACCGCCTCGTCGCCTGCCCGCCCCGGACCGCCGCTGCGGTCCTCGGTGATCTCGATGAACAGATCGGTGTCGGCGAGGCGGATGCGATCGCCGGTGGTCGGACCGAACAGTGCGGCGTAGCGGGAACGCGAGAGCTCGCTCATGTGTTGCCGTCCAGCTTTCCGGGCGGGGTCAGGGACAGACCGTGGACTTCCCGGCTGCCGCTGAGCGGTACCAGTGAGACATGTTGTCCGATACCGGGTTCGAAGCGCACGGCCGTTCCGGCGGGAATGTCGAGTCGGTGACCGTGAGCGGCCTCGCGGTCGAACTCCAGCGCGGCGTTGGCCTGTGGCAGGTGGACGTGGCTGCCGACCTGGACGGGCCGGTCACCGGTATTGACGACGTCCAGCTCGAGCCGATCGACGCCTTCGTTGAGCGTGATGTCACCCTCGCCGTACAGGAATTCGCCTGGAATCACTAGTGCCGTCCGTTCTTCGCGCAAGCGCTCATCTCCCACCTCACGGGATCGGGTGGTGGACGGTGACGAGCTTGGTGCCGTCGGGGAACGTGGCCTCGACCTGGACGTCGTAGAGCATCTCGGGCACACCGTCCATCACGTCGGCGCGGTCGAGCACCTCGCGCCCGCTGTTCATCAGCTCGGCGACGGTACGGCCGTCACGGGCGCCCTCGAGGAGGTGGTCGGTGATTACCGCGACCGCCTCGGGATGGTTCAGCCGCAAACCGCGTGCCTGGCGGCGACGGGCGAGTTCGGCCGCATACGAGATGAGCAGGCGGTCCTGCTCGTGCGGTGACAGGCGCATAGATCGCGATCCTGCCACGGCGGGCGGCAGTCAGCAGCGCACGCGTGAATGCGCCTGCGTTCAGCCCTCGTTCGGCAGGTTCTGCAACCGCACCTGGCCGCGGGCGACCATCTTGTCGTTGGTGTCGGTGATCTCGATGAGCCAGATCTGCTGGCGTCGACCGCGGTGAATGGGCGTGGACACGGCGGTGACCATGCCCGCGGTGATGGCGCGCAGGAAGTCGGTGTTGTTGTTCACGCCGACCACGTTGCTGCCGCTGCCCCTGGCCTGAAGCCACGTTGCCGCCGAGACGCTGGCGACGCTTTCCACGATCGCGCAGTACACCCCGCCGTGCACGATCCCGTGCGGTTGCAGGTGCTTCGCGTTGATCGTCAGTTGAGCCTTCGAACCGTCGGGCGTCACGTCCAGATAGGTCAGGCCGATCTCGTCATCGAAGCCGCCACCTACGCCGTTGGGCATCCAAGTCGTCACACCGAATTGTCTACACGCCGCCGAACCGGCCCCGGCACGACACCCCTGAAAAACGGGTGGCCCCGCACACGGTGCGTGTGCGGGGCCCACCCTCGAACGGACCGGTGATCTCTGCAGCCCACAGGATTCCACGGCGGTCCGGTGGTTCGGTGCGGCCGAACGCGTCGGCACCAGAGAGCATAGGGAAGCCTTGCCTAATTTAGCAAGAGCCCTCCCCGGCAGGTTCGGCCGCCGCGCACCGGCGCTCCGAAACCGACCAGCGCGTCCAGCACCGCCTGGCCGCGGCGCATGCTGGTCTGCTCACTGGATCCGGCCAGTAGCGGCACCCGGGTGGCCTCGCTGACTACGGCGGCACCGACGATGTGCCACATGGCCGAGGTCGACATGGCGCCGCGGCTGACGTCGACCAGCCTGTCGAACAACGGCGTCAGCGTGCGGTGACTACGGTGCGCGACCCAGGTCGCGAGCGCGGCCTCGTTCGGAAGCGCCACGATTCCATCGCGCGTCCGGTCCGGGCTGACGATCTGACCATCGTCGGGAAGGGCGCGCAGTGTCGGATCGACGACGCCGACCCAGTCGATGGCACCTTCGGAATCGACGTGCACCCAGAGGTTCTCCAGACCGGTGTCCCAGGCCCGGCCCTCGAGGGCCAGGAGCGGCACCACGCGCCCGATCACGACGTGGGCCAGGCTCGCCGCCAGCTGGTGCGTGACCCCGACGCGGTGGTCCGTCTCCGCGGCGGCCGCGTCGAACATTGCCTGAAGGCGGTCGGTCGCCAACGCGTCGGTCAGCGGCCACCAGCGCCGACGGGACACGTCGCGCATGACCGCGACGCCGTACGTCCGCGGACGTTCGGGCGACAACTCGCGCAGGCGGCGGCTGGATTCGTGCAAGGGCAAGGTCCGGGTGATGGACATGCGGATGATCAGCGGGTCGTCAACGGCAACCGACACGGCACCTCCTAGTTAGGTTAGCCTTACTATAAGGAAAGTCGACTGCGGGGAGACGTGCTGTGACGGGACTCACAACTGACGGGAATTGGGTATACGGCCGCACGTTTGGCGGGTCGGGAAGGAATGGGAACACCCGCCCGTTGACGCTTCGGGGGAACGTATCCGTCGCACCCCGGCAACTGATACGACGCACGGTAGTAAGCCCGTAGTACCCTGTAAGCATTGCTCAGGAGAGTGAACGAATCATGCCCAAGCAGACGCGCCTCGGGGAACTCGAACGCGAAGTGATGGACCACCTGTGGTCTTCGCGCGACCCTCAGACCGTCCGTCAGGTGCACGAAGCACTGGCGGTGCGGCGAGACCTTGCCTACACGACGGTCATGACTGTGCTCCAACGCCTGGCCAAGAAGAACCTCGTCGTGCAACACCGCGACGACAGGGCGCACCGCTACGCCCCGACTCACGGCCGGGATGTCCTGGTCGCCGGCCTCATGGTCGACGCGCTCGACCAGGCCTCGGACTTCGGCAGTCGCGAGGCCGCACTCGTCCACTTCGTCGAACGGGTGGGCGCCAACGAGGCGGCCGCCCTGCGCCGAGCGCTGGCCGAGTTGGAGGCCAAGGAGAGTTCTGCCTCGGTCGCTGGTAATTCGGGTACCGCCTGAGGGACACTGTCAGTGTGTCCGCGCTGGCGTTCTCCTTAGTCGCGCTACTCCTCATCGGCCCAGTTCCGGCGTTGTTGGCGCGAGCGTCGTGGCCCTTGCGTGCGCCGCGGGCGGCGGTAGTGCTGTGGCAGTCGATCGCCCTCGCCGCCGTGTTGTCCGCGTTCAGCGCCGGCATCGCCATCGCCAGCCGACTGTTCGTCCCAGGTCCCGACGGTAGGCCGACCGCCACGGTCACCAGCGAGATCAGGGTGCTTGGCTGGCCGCTGTGGTTGCTGTACGTCGCCGTCTTCGCCGTCACGCTCCTGATCGGCGCCCGATTGATGGTGTCGGTGGTGCAGGTCGCGATCGCCACCCGCAGGCGACGGGCGCATCACCGCATGCTCGTCGACCTCCTCGGCCGGTCGCACGATCCGTCGGTGCGGTCGTCGCACGGGCTGCGCATCCTGGACGTCGCCCAGCCGTTGGCCTACTGTCTGCCCGGCGTCCGCAGCCGGGTCGTCGTCAGCGAGGGCACGCTGAGCGCGCTGTCGGACACCGAGTTGGCCGCCATCCTCAGCCACGAACATGCCCACCTGCGCGCCAGGCACGATCTGGTGCTGGAGATGTTCACCGCCGTCCACGCCGCCTTCCCGCGCTTCGTCCGGAGTGCCAATGCGCTCGACGCGGTGCGGCTGCTCATCGAGGCGCTCGCCGACGACGCCGCCGTCCGCAAGGCGGGCCCCACTCCCCTGGCCCGGGCGCTGGTCGCCTGCGCCTCGAGCTGGGCACCGTCCGGAGCGCTGGCCGCCGGCGGGCCACACACCATCACGCGGGTGCGCCGCCTGGCCGGCGAGCCGAACAGCGTCCTGCTGGCGACGGCCGCGTACGTCACCGCCGCAGCCGTTCTGGTCGTCCCCACCGTGGCGCTGGCGGTGCCCTGGCTCACCGAGCTACAGCGCCTGATCTCCGCGTAGATTCGACCCTCGGAACTCCTCGCCACACCCCAACCACGAAAGGCTGCCCGTGAGCTCGCCCGAAACCAACGCCACGGCTCAAATCGGCGTCACCGGCCTGGCCGTGATGGGGTCGAACATCGCCCGCAACTTCGCCCATCACGGGTACACCGTTGCGGTGCACAATCGGACGACCGCCAAGATCGACGCCCTGCTCGACGCCCACGGCACGGAGGGCAACTTCGTTCGCGGTAACACCATCCCGGAATTCCTTGCCACCCTGGAGAAGCCGCGACGGGTGCTGATCATGGTCAAGGCGGGTGGCCCCACCGACGCCGTGATCAACGAGCTCGCCGACGCGATGGAGGAGGGCGACATCATCATCGACGGCGGCAACTCCCTCTACACCGACACCATCCGTCGCGAGAAGGCCATCCGCGAACGTGGTCTGCACTACGTCGGCGCAGGCATCTCCGGTGGCGAGGAGGGCGCCCTCAACGGGCCGTCCATCATGCCCGGCGGCCCCAAGGAGTCCTACGAGTCGCTCGGCCCGCTGCTCGAGGAGATCTCCGCGCACGTCGACGGCGTCCCCTGCTGCACGCACATCGGGCCCGACGGGTCGGGCCACTTCGTGAAGATGGTGCACAACGGCATCGAGTACTCCGACATGCAGCTGATCGGCGAGGCCTACCAGCTGCTGCGCGACGGCCTCGGCAAGACGGCACCGGAGATCGCCGACATCTTCCGCGACTGGAACGAAGGCGATCTCGACAGCTACCTCATCGAGATCACCGCCGAGGTGCTCAAGCAGACCGACGCCAAGACCGGCAAGCCCCTCGTCGACGTCATCCTCGACGAGGCCGAACAGAAGGGAACCGGCCGCTGGACGGTCGTGTCCGCGCTCGATCTCGGGGTGCCGGTCACCGGTATCGCCGAAGCCGTCTTCGCCCGCGCCCTCTCGGGGTCGGTCTCGCAGCGCAAGGCCACCACCGGTCTGGCCGCGGGCACCCTCGGCGCCAAGCCGACCGATGCCGCCGCCTTCATCGAGGACGTCCGGCAGGCGCTCTACGCCTCCAAGATCGTCGCTTATGCCCAGGGCTTCAACCAGATTCAGGCGGGCAGCCTCGAATACGACTGGGGCATCACCCCCGGCGATCTGGCCACCATCTGGCGCGGCGGCTGCATCATCCGGGCCAAGTTCCTTAACTTCATCAAGGAGGCGTTCGACGACGAGCCGGAGTTGGCGACCCTGCTCGTCGCACCGTACTTCCGCAGCGCCGTCGAGGCGGCCGTCGACGGCTGGCGGCGGGTGGTGGTCACCGCGACCGAGCTGGGTATCCCGGTCCCCGGCTTCTCGTCGGCACTCTCCTACTACGACGCGCTGCGCACCGAGCGGCTGCCCGCGGCTCTGACGCAGGGTTTGCGCGATTTCTTCGGCGCCCATACCTACGGACGCATCGACGAGGACCCGAGCAAGAAGTTCCACACGCAGTGGAGCGGCGATCGCAGCGAGTCGCCGGCCTAGTCTCCTCGGCGATTAAACTGGCCGGCGATGAGATTCCTTGACGGGCATCACCCGCCCTACGACCTGACCTACAACGACGTCTTCGTCGTACCCGGCCGGTCGGATGTCACGTCGCGTTTCGACGTCGACCTCGCGACCGTCGACGGCTCGGGCACCACCATCCCGGTGGTCGTGGCCAACATGACCGCCGTCGCCGGTCGCCGGATGGCCGAGACGGTCGCCCGACGTGGCGGCATCGTCGTTCTGCCACAAGATCTTCCGGCTGCGGCGGTGCGCGAGATGGTCGAGTTCGTGAAGAGCCGCGACCTGGTCGTGGATACCCCGGTGACCCTGTCACCCGAGGCTTCGGTATCCGACGCCACCGCGCTGATCCACAAGCGCGCCCACGGTGCCGCCGTCGTGGTCGACGCCGAGGGCAAGCCGGTCGGTCTGGTCACCGAGGGGTCCTGCCAGGGCGTCGACCGCTTCGCGCGGGTCCGCGACGTCGCGATCACCGACTTCGTCACCGCCCCGGTGGGCACCGATCCGCGCACGGTGTTCGACCGGCTCGAGCACAGTCCCGTCGGGGTGGCCGTGATGACCGGGGCCGACGGCCGCCTGGCCGGCGTGCTCACGCGAACGGGCGCCATCCGCGCGGGCATCTACGCGCCCGCCGTCGACGCCGAGGGTCGCCTGCGCATCGCCGCCGCCATCGGCATCAACGGTGACGTCGCGGCCAAGGCTCGGGAGTTGGCCGAGGCCGGCGCCGACCTGCTCGTCGTCGACACGGCGCACGGCCATCAGCTGAAGATGCTCGACGCCATCAAGGCCGTCTCGTCGCTGAACCTGGGCTTGCCGTTGGCGGCAGGCAACGTGGTCTCGGCGGAGGGCACGCGCGACCTGATCAGCGCCGGTGCCTCGATCGTCAAGGTGGGCGTCGGCCCAGGCGCGATGTGCACGACCAGGATGATGACCGGCGTCGGGCGACCGCAGTTCTCGGCCGTGGTCGAATGTGCTTCCGCAGCAAGGCAACTGGGAGCCCACGTCTGGGCGGACGGCGGCGTTCGCCACCCGCGCGACGTCGCCCTGGCCCTGGCCGCGGGCGCATCCAACGTGATGATCGGCTCCTGGTTCGCCGGGACCTACGAGTCGCCGGGTGACCTGCTGTACGACCGGCAGGACCGGTCGTACAAGGAGAGCTATGGCATGGCGTCGAAGCGGGCGGTGGCGGCGAGGACGTCTGGCGACAGCCAGTTCGATCGCGCACGCAAGGCTCTGTTCGAAGAAGGCATCTCGACGTCGAGGATGACGCTGGACCCGGACCGCGGTGGCGTCGAGGACCTGCTCGACCACATCACCTCCGGCGTGCGGAGCACCTGTACCTACGTCGGCGCGGCCACATTGCCCGAATTGCACGACAAGGTCGTCCTCGGCGTGCAGTCCGCAGCCGGCTTCGCCGAGGGGCATCCGCTGCCGACGGGCTGGTGACCGCCCGGCGGGCGGCGTCGACTCGGCTACGATTGACCCCATCTCGTCGCCGTCAATCGAAAGGGAACACGTGCCGCAGGCACCCGCCGAGGCCCCGGAACCTGAACGGGCCTCCTCGGAGCCGTCCGACGCCGAACCCTCCAGTAGGCAGCCGGGCCTAGTGCCCGGCGCCCGTTGCGCGAGGCTCTCATGAGCCTGGTTCTCAGTCTTATCGCCTTCTTGCTGCTGACCGCCGGGACGGCGCTGTTCGTCGCCGCGGAGTTCTCCCTCACCGCTCTGGAACGCAGCACGGTCGACACCAATGCCAAGAATGGCGGCTGGCGTGACGCGTACGTCCAGAAGGCGCACAAGTCGCTGTCCTTCCAGCTGTCGGGGGCGCAGCTCGGCATCTCGATCACCACGCTGGCCACCGGTTACCTGGCCGAACCCGTCGTCGCGACCCTGTTGCGCCCGCCGCTGCAGGCAGTTCGGCTGCCCGAGACCATGATCGACGGTGTCGCGCTGGCGTTGGCGCTGTTGATCGCCACGTCGATCTCGATGATCTTCGGGGAGCTGGTGCCCAAGAACCTGGCCGTCGCCAAACCGGCGCCGACCGCCCGGTGGGCCGCCCCACTGCAATGGTGGTTCTCCCGGCTGCTCACCCCGGCCATCAAGGTCACCAACGGCACCGCCAACTGGATTCTGCGCCGGGTCGGGATCGAACCCGCCGAGGAGCTGAGATCCGCGCGCTCACCGCAGGAGCTGGTGTCGCTGGTACGGACCTCCAAGCGCAGCGGTTCGCTGGATGCGAGCACGGCGGATCTCGTCGACCGTTCGCTGCAGTTCGGTGAGCGGTCGGCCGAGGAGCTCATGACGCCACGGTCGAAGATCGAAGCCCTGCACGTCGACGACACCGTCGCAGACCTGGTCCTCAAGGCGATGGAGACGGGCTTCTCCCGCTTCCCCATCGTCGACGGCGACCTCGACGAGACGGTGGGCATCGTGCACGTCAAGCAGGTGTTCACGGTGCCGGTCGCCGACCGCGCGAACACCCGGCTGTCGGTGATCGCCCTACCCGTGGCCACCG contains:
- a CDS encoding BlaI/MecI/CopY family transcriptional regulator, with the protein product MPKQTRLGELEREVMDHLWSSRDPQTVRQVHEALAVRRDLAYTTVMTVLQRLAKKNLVVQHRDDRAHRYAPTHGRDVLVAGLMVDALDQASDFGSREAALVHFVERVGANEAAALRRALAELEAKESSASVAGNSGTA
- the gndA gene encoding NADP-dependent phosphogluconate dehydrogenase, producing MGSNIARNFAHHGYTVAVHNRTTAKIDALLDAHGTEGNFVRGNTIPEFLATLEKPRRVLIMVKAGGPTDAVINELADAMEEGDIIIDGGNSLYTDTIRREKAIRERGLHYVGAGISGGEEGALNGPSIMPGGPKESYESLGPLLEEISAHVDGVPCCTHIGPDGSGHFVKMVHNGIEYSDMQLIGEAYQLLRDGLGKTAPEIADIFRDWNEGDLDSYLIEITAEVLKQTDAKTGKPLVDVILDEAEQKGTGRWTVVSALDLGVPVTGIAEAVFARALSGSVSQRKATTGLAAGTLGAKPTDAAAFIEDVRQALYASKIVAYAQGFNQIQAGSLEYDWGITPGDLATIWRGGCIIRAKFLNFIKEAFDDEPELATLLVAPYFRSAVEAAVDGWRRVVVTATELGIPVPGFSSALSYYDALRTERLPAALTQGLRDFFGAHTYGRIDEDPSKKFHTQWSGDRSESPA
- a CDS encoding GuaB1 family IMP dehydrogenase-related protein, encoding MRFLDGHHPPYDLTYNDVFVVPGRSDVTSRFDVDLATVDGSGTTIPVVVANMTAVAGRRMAETVARRGGIVVLPQDLPAAAVREMVEFVKSRDLVVDTPVTLSPEASVSDATALIHKRAHGAAVVVDAEGKPVGLVTEGSCQGVDRFARVRDVAITDFVTAPVGTDPRTVFDRLEHSPVGVAVMTGADGRLAGVLTRTGAIRAGIYAPAVDAEGRLRIAAAIGINGDVAAKARELAEAGADLLVVDTAHGHQLKMLDAIKAVSSLNLGLPLAAGNVVSAEGTRDLISAGASIVKVGVGPGAMCTTRMMTGVGRPQFSAVVECASAARQLGAHVWADGGVRHPRDVALALAAGASNVMIGSWFAGTYESPGDLLYDRQDRSYKESYGMASKRAVAARTSGDSQFDRARKALFEEGISTSRMTLDPDRGGVEDLLDHITSGVRSTCTYVGAATLPELHDKVVLGVQSAAGFAEGHPLPTGW
- a CDS encoding PaaI family thioesterase, which codes for MTTWMPNGVGGGFDDEIGLTYLDVTPDGSKAQLTINAKHLQPHGIVHGGVYCAIVESVASVSAATWLQARGSGSNVVGVNNNTDFLRAITAGMVTAVSTPIHRGRRQQIWLIEITDTNDKMVARGQVRLQNLPNEG
- a CDS encoding urease subunit beta, which gives rise to MIPGEFLYGEGDITLNEGVDRLELDVVNTGDRPVQVGSHVHLPQANAALEFDREAAHGHRLDIPAGTAVRFEPGIGQHVSLVPLSGSREVHGLSLTPPGKLDGNT
- a CDS encoding iron reductase, with product MSVAVDDPLIIRMSITRTLPLHESSRRLRELSPERPRTYGVAVMRDVSRRRWWPLTDALATDRLQAMFDAAAAETDHRVGVTHQLAASLAHVVIGRVVPLLALEGRAWDTGLENLWVHVDSEGAIDWVGVVDPTLRALPDDGQIVSPDRTRDGIVALPNEAALATWVAHRSHRTLTPLFDRLVDVSRGAMSTSAMWHIVGAAVVSEATRVPLLAGSSEQTSMRRGQAVLDALVGFGAPVRGGRTCRGGLLLN
- a CDS encoding hemolysin family protein; the protein is MSLVLSLIAFLLLTAGTALFVAAEFSLTALERSTVDTNAKNGGWRDAYVQKAHKSLSFQLSGAQLGISITTLATGYLAEPVVATLLRPPLQAVRLPETMIDGVALALALLIATSISMIFGELVPKNLAVAKPAPTARWAAPLQWWFSRLLTPAIKVTNGTANWILRRVGIEPAEELRSARSPQELVSLVRTSKRSGSLDASTADLVDRSLQFGERSAEELMTPRSKIEALHVDDTVADLVLKAMETGFSRFPIVDGDLDETVGIVHVKQVFTVPVADRANTRLSVIALPVATVPSSLDGDAVMAQIRANGLQTALVVDEYGGTAGMVTVEDLIEEIVGDVRDEHDDATPDVVEVRNGWRISGLLRIDEVETETPFRPPEGEYETIGGLILQELGHIPEPGETVELTEFDPDGPVDDPVHWQATVIQMDGRRIDLLELSELGRRGKPGKSEESDRSERKKGQ
- a CDS encoding urease subunit gamma, with translation MRLSPHEQDRLLISYAAELARRRQARGLRLNHPEAVAVITDHLLEGARDGRTVAELMNSGREVLDRADVMDGVPEMLYDVQVEATFPDGTKLVTVHHPIP
- a CDS encoding M56 family metallopeptidase; translated protein: MSALAFSLVALLLIGPVPALLARASWPLRAPRAAVVLWQSIALAAVLSAFSAGIAIASRLFVPGPDGRPTATVTSEIRVLGWPLWLLYVAVFAVTLLIGARLMVSVVQVAIATRRRRAHHRMLVDLLGRSHDPSVRSSHGLRILDVAQPLAYCLPGVRSRVVVSEGTLSALSDTELAAILSHEHAHLRARHDLVLEMFTAVHAAFPRFVRSANALDAVRLLIEALADDAAVRKAGPTPLARALVACASSWAPSGALAAGGPHTITRVRRLAGEPNSVLLATAAYVTAAAVLVVPTVALAVPWLTELQRLISA
- a CDS encoding urease subunit alpha encodes the protein MSELSRSRYAALFGPTTGDRIRLADTDLFIEITEDRSGGPGRAGDEAVFGGGKVLRESMGQSRATRADGAPDTVITGVVIIDHWGIIKADVGIRDGRIAAIGKAGNPDIMSGVHPDLVVGPSTEVIAGNGRILTAGAIDCHVHLICPQIMEEALGGGITTIVAGGTGPAEGSKATTVTPGAWHLARMLEALDHWPLNVLLLGKGNTVSSEAMWEQLRAGAAGFKLHEDWGTTPAAIDACLTVADQAGVQVNLHSDTLNEAGFVEDTLAAINGRAIHAYHTEGAGGGHAPDIITVVSHPNVLPSSTNPTRPHTVNTLDEHLDMLMVCHHLNPSVPEDLAFAESRIRPSTIAAEDLLHDIGAISMIGSDAQAMGRIGEVVLRTWQTAHVMKKRRGALEGDGAADNNRVRRYVAKYTICPAVAHGIDHEIGSVEVGKLADLVLWEPAFFGVRPHAVIKGGMIAWAAMGDANASIPTPQPVLPRPMFGAAPAAAAATSVHFVAPQAIEDHLADRLNVNRRLVPVANVRRVGKADMPLNDALPRIEVDPDTFTVTIDGDVWAEQPATELPMAQRYFLF